From a region of the uncultured Desulfatiglans sp. genome:
- a CDS encoding Predicted rubrerythrin Rbr produces MPFDNFDEIMTYAIDKEKEAVQFYEDLSRRESAQGTKALFHEFADEERRHQKMLENFSREQVAKYSIRKIADLKRSDYLVDLQYVPDMAYADILRLAMKREEKAQAFYRDFAARTAEEEHRKLFEMLAQEEAKHKLRLETMLDDYLAAMGD; encoded by the coding sequence ATGCCATTCGATAACTTCGATGAAATCATGACCTATGCTATCGACAAGGAAAAGGAGGCGGTTCAGTTCTATGAGGATCTGAGCCGGCGTGAATCGGCCCAGGGCACGAAAGCGCTTTTTCATGAATTTGCCGATGAAGAACGCCGTCACCAGAAAATGCTCGAAAATTTCAGCCGTGAGCAGGTGGCCAAGTATTCCATCAGAAAGATCGCTGATCTGAAGCGCAGTGATTACCTCGTGGATCTCCAATATGTTCCGGACATGGCCTATGCCGATATCCTGCGCCTTGCCATGAAACGGGAGGAAAAGGCCCAGGCCTTTTACCGGGATTTCGCGGCGCGGACCGCTGAGGAAGAACACCGTAAGCTCTTCGAGATGCTGGCCCAGGAGGAGGCCAAGCATAAGTTGCGGTTGGAGACCATGCTGGATGATTATTTGGCGGCCATGGGGGATTGA